A stretch of the Streptomyces sp. NBC_00078 genome encodes the following:
- a CDS encoding diacylglycerol kinase family protein, which translates to MATSATSDQLLVVIDPVARRTDGESVRIAKDVLSAGAQAKVCLPDGPEEFARALARRGSRRPVVVGDDRALVRAVSLLHRRRELAGCALSMVPVGSALSVARSLGVPMGAVAAARAVLEGVERRLDLLVDDSDGVVLGALRIPPLTPQAQAPSLEAARPWLRTAQSLVRTLVPARETTVPGPRPARLRVEVDGVTLVDLDQPVEAVSVTPGEAGLAEIEVRPLSVGAEASPVRAQGRLVSVSGADFRYRADAGVWGPVRRRTWTVWEGAWGLTVPSSS; encoded by the coding sequence GTGGCCACTTCCGCGACTTCCGATCAGCTGCTGGTGGTCATCGATCCGGTGGCCCGACGGACGGACGGGGAGTCGGTACGCATCGCAAAAGACGTGCTCAGCGCGGGTGCGCAGGCGAAGGTGTGCCTGCCGGACGGGCCGGAGGAGTTCGCCCGGGCGCTGGCCCGGAGGGGCTCACGCCGGCCGGTGGTGGTGGGCGACGACCGTGCGCTGGTGCGTGCGGTCTCCCTCCTGCACCGCCGGCGGGAGCTGGCCGGATGTGCGCTGTCGATGGTGCCGGTGGGCAGCGCGCTGTCGGTGGCGCGGTCGCTGGGGGTGCCCATGGGGGCGGTCGCGGCGGCGAGGGCCGTGCTCGAAGGGGTGGAGCGGCGGCTGGACCTGCTGGTGGACGACAGCGACGGGGTGGTGCTCGGCGCACTGCGGATTCCCCCGCTGACCCCGCAGGCGCAGGCACCGTCACTGGAGGCGGCGCGCCCATGGCTGCGCACGGCGCAGTCCCTCGTGCGAACTCTGGTGCCCGCCCGCGAGACCACGGTCCCCGGGCCCCGGCCCGCCCGGCTGCGGGTGGAGGTCGACGGGGTCACGCTGGTGGACCTGGACCAGCCGGTGGAGGCCGTGTCGGTGACGCCCGGGGAGGCGGGGCTGGCGGAGATCGAGGTACGCCCGCTGTCGGTGGGCGCGGAGGCTTCGCCGGTACGGGCTCAGGGGCGGCTGGTGAGCGTGTCCGGGGCGGACTTCCGGTACCGGGCCGATGCGGGGGTGTGGGGGCCGGTACGGAGACGGACCTGGACGGTCTGGGAGGGGGCTTGGGGGCTTACGGTGCCGTCATCATCGTGA
- a CDS encoding adenylosuccinate synthase — MPALVLLGAQWGDEGKGKATDLLGGSVDYVVRYQGGNNAGHTVVVGDQKYALHLLPSGILSPGCTPVIGNGVVVDPSVLFSELNGLNERGVDTSKLLISGNAHIITPYNVTVDKVTERFLGKRKIGTTGRGIGPTYADKINRVGIRVQDLYDESILTQKVEAALDIKNQVLTKLYNRRAIAIEQVVEELLTYAERLAPYVADTVLVLNQALEDDKVVLFEGGQGTLLDIDHGTYPFVTSSNPTAGGACTGAGVGPTKISRVIGILKAYTTRVGSGPFPTELFDEDGEALRRIGGERGVTTGRDRRCGWFDAVIARYATRVNGLTDFFLTKLDVLTGWEQIPVCVAYEIDGRRVEELPYSQSDFHHAKPVYENLPGWSEDITGAKSFSDLPKNAQDYVKALEEMSGAPISAIGVGPGRDETIEINSFL, encoded by the coding sequence GTGCCCGCACTTGTGCTGCTCGGTGCTCAGTGGGGTGACGAAGGCAAGGGAAAGGCGACGGACCTGCTAGGCGGATCCGTCGACTATGTGGTGCGCTACCAGGGCGGCAACAACGCCGGCCACACGGTAGTCGTGGGCGATCAGAAGTACGCCCTCCACCTGCTCCCTTCCGGAATCCTGTCTCCGGGGTGCACCCCGGTCATCGGCAACGGTGTCGTCGTCGACCCGTCGGTCCTGTTCTCCGAGCTGAACGGGCTGAACGAGCGTGGCGTCGACACGTCCAAGCTCCTGATCAGCGGTAACGCTCACATCATCACGCCCTACAACGTGACGGTGGACAAGGTGACGGAACGCTTCCTCGGGAAGCGGAAGATCGGGACCACCGGGCGAGGCATCGGCCCGACCTACGCGGACAAGATCAACCGCGTTGGCATCCGGGTCCAGGACCTCTACGACGAGTCGATCCTCACCCAGAAGGTCGAGGCGGCCCTCGACATCAAGAACCAGGTCCTCACCAAGCTCTACAACCGGCGCGCGATCGCGATCGAGCAGGTGGTCGAGGAGCTGCTGACCTACGCCGAGCGGCTCGCGCCGTACGTCGCCGACACGGTCCTGGTCCTCAACCAGGCCCTGGAGGACGACAAGGTGGTGCTGTTCGAGGGCGGCCAGGGCACGCTCCTGGACATCGACCACGGCACGTATCCGTTCGTGACCTCGTCGAACCCCACCGCGGGCGGCGCCTGCACCGGCGCCGGTGTCGGCCCGACGAAGATCAGCCGGGTCATCGGCATCCTCAAGGCCTACACCACCCGTGTCGGCTCGGGGCCCTTCCCGACCGAGCTGTTCGACGAGGACGGCGAGGCGCTGCGCCGTATCGGCGGCGAGCGGGGTGTGACGACCGGCCGTGACCGTCGTTGCGGCTGGTTCGACGCGGTGATCGCCCGTTACGCGACCCGCGTCAACGGCCTCACCGACTTCTTCCTCACCAAGCTCGACGTCCTCACCGGCTGGGAGCAGATCCCGGTCTGCGTGGCGTACGAGATCGACGGCAGGCGCGTCGAGGAGCTCCCGTACTCGCAGTCGGACTTCCACCACGCGAAGCCGGTCTACGAGAACCTGCCGGGCTGGTCCGAGGACATCACCGGAGCGAAGTCCTTCTCCGACCTGCCGAAGAACGCCCAGGACTACGTGAAGGCGCTGGAGGAGATGTCGGGCGCCCCCATCTCCGCCATCGGCGTGGGCCCGGGCCGGGACGAGACGATCGAGATCAACTCGTTCCTCTGA
- a CDS encoding bifunctional UDP-sugar hydrolase/5'-nucleotidase → MPVSPMNRREFVQKSAVTGAAVAAAGAVGTGSAEAADHRPGKPGKKAPRTWTFSILGTTDLHSHVFDWDYYLDKAYSDKAGNSVGVARVATLIKQQREAKGEEHVLLVDAGDIIQGTSLAYYFARVDPITGKDGKKGPRHPMAVAMNHMRYDAAALGNHEFNYGIEVLRKFEQQCHFPLLGANALDAKTLRPAFAPYTVKRICVPGAPDIKVGILGLTNPGIALWDKDNVAGKMVFPGLVEQAKKYVPRLRALGCDVVFLTDHSGLDGSTSYGDALPYVENASNLVAEQVPGIDAILVGHTHVEVPSYTVKNEESGADVLLSEPYCWGYRLSVFDFELELHHGQWKVTKKTAQTLNPNTVDEDPEIKKLLQADHELVVKYVNTAVGTCTQDLSGAEACWKDVPIMDFIHQVQMDTVKAGLSTSDAALPLISVAAPFSRTADIPAGSVTIKDIAGLYIYDNTLYGKKLTGAQLKDYLEFAAKYYHQVPVGTKVDTAAVTNANSFWDYMYDTAAGVSYDIDIAQAEGSRIKNLTYEGAAVADDQVFVVAVNNYRANGGSGYPHIASADIAYSSTNEIRQLMIDYVTAKGALDPADFADANWKLTQGGTAVF, encoded by the coding sequence ATGCCCGTCAGTCCCATGAACCGCCGGGAGTTCGTGCAGAAGTCGGCCGTCACCGGTGCCGCCGTCGCCGCCGCGGGTGCGGTCGGCACCGGCAGCGCCGAGGCCGCCGACCACAGGCCCGGCAAGCCCGGGAAGAAGGCACCCAGGACGTGGACCTTCTCCATCCTGGGCACCACCGACCTGCACAGCCACGTCTTCGACTGGGACTACTACCTGGACAAGGCCTACAGCGACAAGGCGGGCAACTCCGTCGGCGTCGCGCGCGTCGCCACCCTCATCAAGCAGCAGCGCGAGGCCAAGGGCGAGGAGCACGTCCTGCTCGTCGACGCCGGCGACATCATCCAGGGCACCTCGCTCGCCTACTACTTCGCCCGCGTCGACCCGATCACGGGCAAGGACGGCAAGAAGGGGCCGCGGCACCCCATGGCCGTCGCCATGAACCACATGCGCTACGACGCCGCCGCGCTCGGCAACCACGAGTTCAACTACGGCATCGAGGTGCTGCGCAAGTTCGAGCAGCAGTGTCACTTCCCGCTGCTGGGCGCGAACGCGCTGGACGCCAAGACCCTGCGCCCCGCCTTCGCCCCGTACACCGTGAAGCGGATCTGCGTGCCGGGCGCGCCTGACATCAAGGTCGGCATCCTCGGGCTCACCAACCCCGGCATCGCGCTGTGGGACAAGGACAACGTCGCCGGCAAGATGGTGTTCCCCGGCCTGGTCGAGCAGGCGAAGAAGTACGTGCCGAGGCTGCGCGCGCTCGGCTGTGACGTCGTCTTCCTGACGGACCACTCCGGGCTCGACGGATCGACCTCGTACGGTGACGCGCTCCCGTACGTGGAGAACGCCTCCAACCTCGTCGCCGAGCAGGTGCCCGGCATCGACGCGATCCTGGTCGGCCACACGCACGTCGAGGTGCCCTCGTACACCGTGAAGAACGAGGAGAGCGGCGCCGACGTCCTGCTCTCCGAGCCGTACTGCTGGGGCTACCGGCTCAGCGTCTTCGACTTCGAGCTCGAACTGCACCACGGGCAGTGGAAGGTGACGAAGAAGACGGCCCAGACCCTCAACCCGAACACCGTGGACGAGGACCCGGAGATCAAGAAGCTCCTCCAGGCCGACCACGAGCTGGTCGTGAAGTACGTCAACACGGCCGTCGGCACCTGCACCCAGGACCTCTCGGGGGCGGAGGCCTGCTGGAAGGACGTGCCGATCATGGACTTCATCCACCAGGTCCAGATGGACACGGTGAAGGCGGGCCTGTCGACGAGCGATGCCGCGCTGCCGCTGATCTCCGTCGCCGCGCCCTTCAGCCGGACCGCAGACATCCCGGCAGGCAGCGTCACGATCAAGGACATCGCCGGCCTCTACATCTACGACAACACCCTGTACGGCAAGAAGCTCACCGGCGCCCAGCTCAAGGACTACCTGGAGTTCGCGGCGAAGTACTACCACCAGGTGCCGGTCGGCACGAAGGTCGACACCGCGGCGGTGACGAACGCCAACAGCTTCTGGGACTACATGTACGACACGGCCGCCGGCGTCTCGTACGACATCGACATCGCGCAGGCGGAGGGTTCGCGGATCAAGAACCTGACGTACGAGGGCGCCGCCGTCGCCGACGACCAGGTCTTCGTCGTGGCGGTCAACAACTACCGGGCGAACGGCGGCTCCGGCTACCCGCACATCGCCTCGGCCGACATCGCGTACAGCTCGACCAACGAGATCCGCCAGCTGATGATCGACTACGTCACCGCCAAGGGCGCCCTGGACCCGGCCGACTTCGCGGATGCCAACTGGAAGCTGACGCAGGGCGGGACGGCGGTGTTCTAG
- a CDS encoding TetR/AcrR family transcriptional regulator has product MSGSPHLQAPPGMATVYRATLDALAAYGPRRVGVTHIARLAGTNRPFLYRNWASPRVLLRDATLHELTRLLDTAREVPGPLPPPRCCAVRVVVRAARLLREHPVVGAMARTEPTLTYAAILCLTTVWHQKAWHWLGEHVTGHLPRGSEQDTVTLSVLTAAMPYALIPSQSSPDPAVERAAIDRRLSQVVHACLGLPPACSDCAVAGTPCPDGGPGSPTAAPPPGFSP; this is encoded by the coding sequence ATGAGCGGATCCCCACACCTCCAGGCGCCGCCCGGGATGGCCACCGTGTACCGCGCGACTCTGGACGCGCTGGCCGCGTACGGCCCCCGGCGCGTCGGCGTGACGCACATCGCCCGGCTGGCCGGCACCAACCGCCCGTTCCTCTACCGGAACTGGGCCAGTCCCCGGGTTCTGCTTAGGGACGCCACGCTGCACGAGCTGACACGCCTGCTGGACACGGCCCGGGAGGTGCCGGGCCCGCTGCCGCCACCACGGTGTTGCGCGGTTCGCGTCGTGGTGCGGGCGGCCCGGCTGCTGCGGGAGCACCCGGTCGTAGGAGCCATGGCGCGGACCGAGCCGACGCTGACGTACGCCGCCATCCTTTGTCTGACCACCGTGTGGCACCAAAAAGCCTGGCACTGGCTGGGTGAGCATGTGACCGGCCATCTGCCGCGGGGCAGCGAGCAGGACACGGTCACGCTCTCCGTGCTGACGGCAGCGATGCCGTATGCGCTCATCCCGTCGCAGAGTTCGCCGGATCCCGCCGTTGAACGAGCGGCCATCGACCGGAGGTTGAGCCAGGTCGTGCACGCCTGCCTCGGCCTGCCGCCCGCCTGCTCCGACTGCGCAGTCGCCGGGACACCATGCCCCGACGGCGGGCCCGGCTCGCCAACTGCCGCACCGCCGCCGGGGTTTTCGCCCTAG
- a CDS encoding NAD(P)H-binding protein, which yields MILVTGATGHVGGELVRRLAAAGEPVRAMTRRPAEARLPEGVEAVYGDADDPASLDAAFAGTEGAFLMSAQGVGTAPGPTHDLALAEAAARAGLRRLVKLSVLDGGAGSDVIARWHAQAEAAVTDPSPGFAWTLLRPGRFMSNALQWAGQLRAGDEVSTPFADRPAASIDPADLAEVAALALTTDDHAGATYELSGPQSLTPADELAILGKALGRDLRLRPVPDDAARTGMAHYGFPPEVVDAIMQRTLESDRGAEVLPTVEKALGRRPRTFAQWAREHAGAFAD from the coding sequence ATGATCCTGGTGACCGGGGCGACGGGCCATGTGGGCGGCGAGCTGGTACGGCGGCTGGCGGCCGCGGGCGAGCCGGTACGGGCGATGACCCGCCGCCCGGCCGAGGCACGGCTGCCCGAGGGTGTGGAGGCGGTGTACGGCGACGCGGACGACCCGGCGAGCCTCGACGCGGCGTTCGCGGGCACCGAGGGCGCCTTCCTGATGTCGGCCCAGGGCGTCGGCACGGCCCCCGGCCCGACGCACGACCTCGCCCTCGCCGAGGCGGCGGCCCGGGCAGGCCTACGGCGCCTGGTGAAGCTGTCGGTGCTGGACGGCGGCGCGGGATCCGACGTGATCGCCCGCTGGCACGCACAGGCGGAGGCGGCGGTGACGGACCCGTCCCCGGGCTTCGCCTGGACGCTGCTGCGCCCCGGCCGCTTCATGTCGAACGCACTCCAGTGGGCGGGCCAACTCCGCGCGGGCGACGAGGTCTCCACGCCCTTCGCGGACCGCCCGGCGGCGAGCATCGACCCGGCGGACCTGGCGGAGGTGGCGGCACTGGCCCTGACGACCGACGACCACGCGGGCGCGACGTACGAACTGAGCGGCCCGCAGTCCCTGACTCCGGCGGACGAACTGGCCATCCTGGGCAAGGCGTTGGGCCGCGACCTGCGCCTGCGCCCGGTCCCGGACGACGCGGCCCGCACGGGCATGGCCCACTACGGCTTCCCTCCGGAGGTCGTGGACGCGATCATGCAGCGCACGTTGGAGAGCGACCGGGGCGCAGAAGTGCTTCCGACGGTGGAGAAGGCACTGGGCCGCCGGCCACGGACGTTCGCGCAGTGGGCGCGGGAGCACGCGGGGGCGTTCGCGGATTGA
- a CDS encoding DUF3303 family protein, giving the protein MRMLLKASFDTEKANEAVRNGTLTKMVQEAVEHIRPEAAYFTADEGRRTAFIFFDMKESSQMPALSEPFFQNLDAKISYTPVMNLEDVQKGLSQTGS; this is encoded by the coding sequence ATGCGGATGCTGCTCAAGGCGTCCTTCGACACGGAGAAGGCGAACGAGGCCGTCAGGAACGGCACCCTGACGAAGATGGTCCAGGAGGCGGTGGAGCACATCAGGCCCGAGGCGGCCTACTTCACCGCCGACGAGGGCAGGCGCACCGCGTTCATCTTCTTCGACATGAAGGAAAGCTCCCAGATGCCGGCACTCAGCGAGCCGTTCTTCCAGAACCTCGACGCCAAGATCTCCTACACGCCGGTGATGAACCTGGAGGACGTACAGAAGGGCCTTTCGCAGACCGGGAGCTGA
- a CDS encoding GntR family transcriptional regulator encodes MPGSSGNGAVTRNTLRQQIADALRDEVLAGRLQPGQEFTVKEIAEQYGVSATPVREALVDLSAQGLLDADQHRGFHVHEFSAGDYRGIVEARTLVTDGMFHELGIRPERNRRFDEPRAVAALAGVRRRGEEAQRAAAAGDLTVLIGYDLRFWRELGALFGNPYLADFLHRLRVQSWVCAVQHLRRLTDLRGALWCAHTDLVDALAQRDTTTARAIVAEYNAYSLSLIEGPADE; translated from the coding sequence ATGCCCGGCAGCAGCGGAAACGGCGCCGTCACCCGCAACACCCTGCGCCAGCAGATCGCGGACGCCCTGCGCGACGAGGTGCTGGCGGGGCGGCTGCAGCCGGGCCAGGAGTTCACGGTCAAGGAGATCGCCGAGCAGTACGGGGTCTCCGCGACGCCCGTGCGCGAGGCGCTCGTCGACCTGTCCGCGCAGGGGCTCCTCGACGCCGACCAGCACCGTGGCTTCCATGTCCACGAGTTCTCGGCCGGCGACTACCGCGGCATCGTCGAGGCCCGCACCCTGGTCACCGACGGCATGTTCCACGAGCTGGGCATCAGGCCCGAGCGAAACCGGCGGTTCGACGAGCCCCGCGCGGTCGCCGCCCTCGCCGGGGTGCGCCGCCGCGGCGAGGAGGCGCAGCGGGCCGCGGCCGCCGGCGACCTCACCGTGCTGATCGGCTACGACCTGCGCTTCTGGCGCGAGCTCGGCGCCCTCTTCGGCAACCCGTACCTCGCCGACTTCCTGCACCGGCTGCGCGTGCAGTCCTGGGTGTGCGCGGTGCAGCATCTGCGGCGGCTGACCGATCTGCGCGGCGCCCTGTGGTGCGCCCACACGGATCTGGTCGACGCCCTGGCGCAGCGCGACACCACGACGGCGCGTGCGATCGTCGCCGAGTACAACGCGTACTCCCTGAGCCTCATCGAGGGGCCCGCGGACGAATGA
- a CDS encoding aspartate aminotransferase family protein: MTPQPNPEAGAAVKAMDRAHVFHSWSAQELIDPLAVAGAEGSYFWDYDGKRYLDFTSGLVYTNIGYQHPKVVAAIQEQAAHLTTFAPAFAIEARSEAARLIAERTPGDLDKIFFTNGGADAVEHAVRMARLHTGRPKVLSAYRSYHGGTQQAINLTGDPRRWASDGAAAGVVHFWAPYLYRSRFYAETEEQECARALEHLETTIAFEGPATVAAIILETIPGTAGIMVPPPGYLAGVREICDKYGIVFVLDEVMAGFGRTGEWFAADLFGVTPDLMTFAKGVNSGYVPLGGVAISGAIAETFARRPYPGGLTYSGHPLACAAAVATINVMAQEGVVDNAGQLGATVVGPALRGLAERHPSVGEVRGVGMFWALELVKDKETREPLVPYNAAGEANAPMAAFGAAAKKHGIWPFINMNRTHVVPPCNVSEAELKEGLAALDAALSVADEYTR; the protein is encoded by the coding sequence ATGACCCCTCAGCCAAACCCCGAGGCCGGCGCCGCCGTGAAGGCCATGGACCGTGCCCATGTGTTCCACTCCTGGTCCGCGCAGGAGCTCATCGACCCGCTCGCCGTCGCCGGTGCGGAGGGGTCGTACTTCTGGGACTACGACGGCAAGCGGTATCTGGACTTCACCAGCGGGCTCGTCTACACCAACATCGGCTACCAGCACCCGAAGGTCGTCGCCGCGATACAGGAGCAGGCCGCACACCTGACGACGTTCGCGCCCGCCTTCGCGATCGAGGCCCGCTCCGAGGCGGCCCGGCTGATCGCCGAGCGGACTCCCGGCGACCTGGACAAGATCTTCTTCACCAACGGCGGGGCCGACGCCGTGGAGCACGCCGTGCGGATGGCGCGGCTGCACACCGGGCGCCCGAAGGTGCTGTCGGCGTACCGCTCGTACCACGGCGGCACCCAGCAGGCGATCAACCTCACCGGCGACCCGCGCCGCTGGGCCTCCGACGGCGCCGCGGCCGGTGTCGTGCACTTCTGGGCGCCGTACCTCTACCGCTCCCGCTTCTACGCCGAGACCGAGGAGCAGGAGTGCGCGCGGGCGCTGGAGCACCTGGAGACGACGATCGCCTTCGAGGGGCCGGCCACCGTCGCCGCGATCATCCTGGAGACCATCCCGGGGACCGCCGGGATCATGGTGCCGCCGCCCGGATACCTCGCCGGCGTACGTGAGATATGCGACAAGTACGGAATCGTCTTCGTCCTCGACGAGGTGATGGCCGGGTTCGGGCGGACCGGTGAGTGGTTCGCGGCCGACCTGTTCGGCGTGACGCCCGACCTGATGACCTTCGCCAAGGGCGTGAACAGCGGTTATGTGCCGCTGGGCGGTGTCGCGATCTCGGGTGCGATCGCCGAGACCTTCGCCAGGAGGCCCTACCCCGGTGGTCTCACGTACTCCGGGCACCCACTGGCCTGTGCAGCCGCCGTCGCGACGATCAACGTCATGGCTCAGGAGGGCGTCGTCGACAACGCCGGGCAGCTCGGCGCCACGGTCGTCGGGCCGGCCCTGCGCGGGCTGGCCGAGCGGCACCCGAGCGTCGGCGAGGTGCGCGGTGTCGGCATGTTCTGGGCGCTGGAGTTGGTGAAGGACAAGGAGACGCGCGAGCCGCTGGTGCCGTACAACGCGGCCGGCGAGGCGAACGCGCCGATGGCCGCCTTCGGCGCCGCCGCGAAGAAGCACGGCATCTGGCCCTTCATCAACATGAACCGCACCCATGTCGTGCCCCCGTGCAACGTGAGTGAGGCCGAGCTGAAGGAGGGGCTCGCGGCGCTGGACGCGGCGCTCTCGGTGGCGGACGAGTACACGCGCTAG
- a CDS encoding type 1 glutamine amidotransferase family protein translates to MSRKPVHLAVYDTLADWETGHTTAYLARAGYEIRTVGPTREPVRSIGGLRVQPDLALDDARPEDSSLLILPGADLWDAGDELAPFARRARAFLDAGVPVAAICGATAGLAREGLLDGRDHTSAISFYLAATGYQGGERYVDADAVTDGNLITAGPTEPVAFAREVFRLLGVYEGEVLDAWYRLFHDSDAQAYAVLEKAGR, encoded by the coding sequence ATGAGCCGCAAGCCTGTGCACCTCGCCGTCTACGACACCCTCGCCGACTGGGAGACGGGGCACACGACGGCCTATCTCGCCCGCGCCGGGTACGAGATCCGCACCGTGGGGCCGACCCGGGAGCCGGTGCGCTCCATCGGAGGCCTCCGCGTCCAGCCCGACCTGGCCCTGGACGACGCACGGCCCGAGGACAGCTCCTTGCTGATCCTCCCGGGCGCCGACCTCTGGGACGCCGGCGACGAGCTCGCCCCCTTCGCCCGCAGGGCCCGCGCCTTCCTCGATGCGGGCGTCCCGGTCGCCGCCATCTGCGGAGCCACCGCCGGGCTCGCGCGAGAGGGACTGCTCGACGGCCGCGACCACACCAGCGCGATCTCCTTCTACCTCGCCGCGACCGGGTACCAGGGCGGCGAGCGGTACGTCGACGCCGACGCCGTCACCGACGGGAACCTGATCACCGCAGGGCCCACCGAGCCCGTCGCCTTCGCGCGGGAGGTCTTCCGGCTGCTCGGGGTGTACGAGGGCGAGGTGCTGGACGCCTGGTACCGGCTGTTCCACGACTCGGACGCGCAGGCCTACGCCGTCCTGGAGAAGGCCGGCCGGTGA
- a CDS encoding MarR family winged helix-turn-helix transcriptional regulator gives MSRERQDLLSRSALGVFRLNGQFLAVAEELAKPAGLTAAWWQVLGAVLGEPLSVAGIARAMGITRQSVQRIADLLVQRDLAEYRPNPAHRRAKLLAPTAQGRAAIACIGPGHAAFADRLAQEFGEAELAEAVRVLERLSKVLDRLGPPVTEP, from the coding sequence GTGAGCCGCGAACGCCAGGACCTGCTCAGCCGCAGTGCCCTCGGGGTCTTCCGGCTCAACGGCCAGTTCCTCGCCGTCGCAGAGGAGTTGGCGAAGCCCGCCGGACTCACGGCCGCCTGGTGGCAGGTGCTCGGCGCGGTTCTGGGCGAGCCGCTGTCCGTCGCCGGGATCGCCCGCGCCATGGGCATCACGCGGCAGAGCGTCCAGCGGATCGCCGACCTGCTCGTGCAGCGCGACCTCGCCGAGTACCGGCCCAACCCCGCCCACCGCCGCGCCAAGCTCCTCGCGCCGACGGCCCAGGGGCGCGCGGCGATCGCGTGTATCGGCCCGGGTCACGCGGCCTTCGCCGACCGGCTCGCGCAGGAGTTCGGGGAGGCCGAACTCGCCGAGGCCGTCCGCGTACTGGAACGGCTGTCCAAGGTGCTGGACCGGCTGGGGCCGCCCGTTACGGAACCGTAG